One Planktothrix sp. FACHB-1365 genomic window carries:
- a CDS encoding TldD/PmbA family protein: protein MAIYQNQVDYLEIRLQQSESTAIAYRGSQIDAVNRNFSLAGGIRACQKGGWSFVTFNGLDELNNRVEEAISQAHLVGEETTELALVEGIIDQVNVELKRDPRGISLQEKRQLIENYNQLLLDFDPRIQTTTVSYTDQFSQTYFVNSLGSCITQERLDVNGRFGAVARGEGGIIRQGFESVASRCDYNVLQGIEERVQSAAERAIRQLEAKSVKGGQYTVVLDPYLAGVFIHEAFGHLSEADFVYENPRMQELLELGKPMGIEQLTVVDDATIPDLPGSICYDDEGVQAQRKYLIKDGILTQRLHNLETAGKMKEKPTGNARALSATYPPIVRMTNTAIEAGDRTFEEIIKDIEEGVYAVRMLGGQTNGEMFTFAAAEGYMIRNGEIAEPVSDVTLSGNVFQTLKDIEGIGNDLLYTNGGCGKGGQMPLPVSVGGPHVRIKNVVVGGR from the coding sequence ATGGCAATCTACCAAAATCAGGTGGATTACCTAGAAATTCGGTTACAACAAAGTGAATCAACGGCTATCGCCTATCGAGGTTCCCAAATCGATGCCGTGAACCGCAATTTTTCCCTGGCTGGAGGAATTCGAGCTTGCCAGAAGGGAGGATGGAGTTTTGTGACTTTTAATGGTTTAGATGAGTTAAATAACCGTGTTGAGGAAGCCATTTCTCAAGCTCATTTAGTCGGGGAAGAAACCACCGAACTCGCCCTTGTTGAAGGAATTATTGATCAAGTTAATGTGGAATTGAAACGTGATCCCAGGGGAATTTCGCTCCAAGAAAAACGTCAACTGATTGAAAATTATAACCAATTGCTGTTAGATTTTGATCCTCGAATTCAAACAACCACTGTAAGTTATACCGATCAATTTAGTCAGACTTATTTTGTTAATTCCCTAGGAAGTTGTATCACCCAAGAACGGTTAGATGTTAATGGTAGATTTGGGGCGGTTGCTAGAGGAGAAGGGGGCATTATTCGTCAAGGATTTGAATCCGTTGCCTCTCGGTGTGATTATAACGTGCTTCAGGGCATTGAAGAACGGGTGCAAAGTGCAGCAGAACGGGCGATTCGGCAGTTAGAAGCGAAATCGGTTAAAGGGGGTCAATATACCGTTGTTTTAGATCCCTATTTAGCTGGGGTGTTTATTCATGAAGCCTTTGGTCATTTATCAGAAGCGGATTTTGTCTATGAAAATCCCCGAATGCAGGAATTATTAGAATTGGGAAAACCGATGGGAATTGAACAATTAACGGTGGTTGATGACGCCACCATTCCTGACCTTCCCGGTTCAATTTGTTATGATGATGAAGGGGTTCAAGCTCAACGCAAATATTTAATTAAAGATGGAATACTAACTCAACGGTTGCATAATTTGGAAACGGCCGGAAAAATGAAAGAAAAGCCAACAGGAAATGCTAGAGCGTTAAGTGCAACCTATCCTCCGATTGTGCGAATGACCAATACGGCGATTGAAGCGGGCGATCGCACGTTTGAAGAAATCATTAAGGATATTGAAGAAGGGGTTTATGCCGTTAGAATGTTGGGAGGGCAAACCAACGGGGAAATGTTTACCTTCGCCGCCGCCGAAGGCTATATGATCCGCAACGGTGAAATCGCTGAACCCGTGAGTGATGTTACCCTCAGTGGCAATGTGTTTCAAACCCTCAAAGATATTGAAGGGATAGGAAATGACTTGCTTTACACCAATGGCGGCTGTGGGAAAGGGGGACAAATGCCCTTACCTGTCAGTGTTGGGGGGCCTCATGTTCGGATCAAAAATGTAGTGGTCGGGGGTCGTTAA
- a CDS encoding RNA polymerase sigma factor SigF, whose amino-acid sequence MPTQVINYPRSESLELLRQYQQFPSKDVRNRIVQLNIGLVRKEVHHWVNQCTESYEDLLQVGCIGLIRAIERFDLSKGHAFSSFAIPYIRGEIQHYLRDKSPSVRVPRQWLTLQRQSLKVIQQLHVELKRPPTDAEVAEVLRISVAEWNEVKLANRNRSLLSLDAPIQDEEEGTTCLGELVPDSRYRSFQLAQEDQIRLQQALAKLEDGTRKVLEFVFLYDFTQKETAERLGISSVTVSRRVKKGLSSLQKLMAGGE is encoded by the coding sequence ATGCCTACTCAAGTCATCAACTATCCCAGAAGCGAAAGTTTGGAACTGTTACGCCAATATCAACAGTTTCCTTCTAAGGATGTCCGTAACCGGATTGTCCAGTTAAATATTGGATTAGTGCGTAAGGAGGTACACCATTGGGTAAACCAGTGTACCGAAAGTTATGAAGACTTACTTCAGGTCGGGTGCATCGGCTTGATTCGGGCCATAGAAAGATTTGATTTGTCTAAAGGTCATGCCTTTAGTTCCTTTGCAATTCCCTATATTCGGGGTGAAATTCAACACTACTTAAGAGACAAAAGCCCCTCGGTTCGAGTTCCCCGTCAATGGTTGACTCTGCAACGGCAATCCTTGAAGGTGATTCAACAACTCCATGTAGAACTGAAACGGCCCCCCACCGATGCCGAAGTCGCCGAAGTATTGAGGATTTCGGTAGCAGAATGGAACGAAGTTAAACTGGCTAACCGCAATCGTTCTTTACTCAGTTTAGATGCTCCCATTCAAGATGAAGAAGAAGGGACAACTTGTTTAGGGGAATTAGTTCCCGATAGTCGCTATCGTAGTTTTCAGTTAGCTCAAGAAGATCAAATTCGGTTACAACAAGCTTTAGCTAAATTAGAAGACGGAACCCGAAAAGTGTTGGAATTTGTATTCCTCTATGATTTCACCCAAAAAGAAACCGCAGAACGTTTGGGAATTAGTTCCGTCACGGTTTCTCGTCGGGTGAAAAAAGGCTTAAGTTCCTTACAAAAACTCATGGCGGGTGGCGAGTAG
- a CDS encoding photosystem II manganese-stabilizing polypeptide: protein MRYRALVAALLAICLTVITACSDGPQAKDPKLLTYDDIRNTGLAVNCPTLPETARGSIPLDPKKSYSLSGLCLQPTNYFVKEEPSNKRKEAEFVPGRLLTRFTYSLDQISGNLLIGSDGKLTFQEKDGIDFQPITVLLPGGEEVPFLFTVKGLVASSKNAVSSINTSTDLSGAFNVPSYRGANFLDPKARGVASGYDNAVALPATADEEGLTSANVKLADTKVKAGRISLQVSKIDGETGEVAGIFESEQPSDDDLGAKEALAVKVRGVFYGRIESAV from the coding sequence ATGAGATATCGCGCTTTGGTTGCTGCACTGTTAGCAATCTGTTTAACTGTAATCACCGCTTGTTCTGATGGCCCACAAGCCAAAGATCCTAAGTTACTGACCTATGATGATATTAGAAATACAGGATTAGCTGTAAACTGTCCGACCTTACCGGAAACAGCACGAGGTTCTATTCCTCTTGATCCGAAGAAATCCTATAGTCTGAGTGGTCTGTGTCTGCAACCCACCAACTATTTTGTGAAAGAAGAACCCAGCAATAAACGCAAAGAAGCTGAATTTGTTCCGGGTCGTCTTTTAACTCGTTTCACTTATAGCTTAGATCAAATCAGTGGTAATCTTCTGATTGGTTCCGATGGAAAACTAACCTTTCAAGAAAAAGATGGAATTGATTTCCAACCCATTACGGTTTTATTACCCGGTGGTGAGGAAGTTCCTTTCCTGTTTACCGTTAAAGGCTTAGTCGCAAGCTCTAAAAATGCAGTCAGCAGTATCAATACCTCTACGGATTTAAGTGGAGCTTTTAACGTTCCCTCCTATCGAGGCGCTAACTTCTTAGATCCCAAAGCTCGTGGGGTGGCTTCTGGCTATGATAATGCTGTGGCTTTACCCGCAACCGCCGATGAAGAAGGTTTAACATCGGCTAATGTCAAGTTGGCGGATACAAAGGTCAAAGCGGGTCGTATTTCCTTACAAGTTTCTAAAATTGACGGCGAAACTGGAGAAGTTGCTGGCATTTTTGAAAGTGAACAGCCTTCTGATGACGACTTAGGTGCCAAAGAAGCCTTGGCTGTCAAAGTTCGGGGTGTGTTCTATGGTCGCATTGAATCTGCCGTCTAA
- a CDS encoding calcium-binding protein has protein sequence MISLSSPVQLIPDPDGSLRLLASDTSEYITLFQGELTDYPDGLWSLAGDDQITGSIDHENIFANQGQDSVYGGEGNDQVFGGQQNDQIFGEAGDDFLRGDMDNDFMDGGNGNDQLYGGKGDDQIFGQAGKDILSGDLGIDTLTGGEGGDIFILRTDEANSNPQQVDVIADFEWFSQNDKIALTDGLTNADLNYQQLMDYEGDGLVNDTVIVLVQTQEILAVVLNVDDFALDGVFLAANSLNFL, from the coding sequence ATGATCTCACTTTCTTCCCCAGTTCAATTAATTCCTGACCCCGATGGTTCCTTGCGATTATTAGCAAGTGATACCTCCGAATATATTACCTTATTTCAAGGAGAACTAACAGACTATCCCGATGGACTTTGGAGTTTAGCCGGAGACGATCAAATTACCGGAAGTATCGATCATGAAAATATCTTTGCTAATCAAGGTCAAGATAGCGTTTATGGCGGAGAGGGAAATGATCAAGTCTTTGGTGGTCAACAAAATGATCAGATTTTTGGAGAAGCCGGAGATGATTTTCTCCGAGGAGATATGGACAATGATTTCATGGATGGTGGAAACGGAAATGATCAATTATATGGGGGTAAAGGAGACGATCAAATTTTCGGTCAAGCGGGGAAAGATATTCTATCGGGGGATTTAGGAATTGATACCTTAACAGGAGGAGAAGGCGGTGATATTTTTATTCTCAGAACCGATGAAGCCAACTCCAACCCACAGCAAGTTGATGTGATTGCCGACTTTGAATGGTTTAGCCAAAATGATAAAATTGCATTAACAGATGGGCTAACCAATGCTGATTTAAACTATCAACAATTAATGGATTATGAAGGCGATGGTTTAGTGAACGATACCGTGATTGTCCTCGTTCAAACTCAGGAAATCTTGGCTGTAGTTTTAAATGTTGATGACTTTGCATTAGATGGCGTTTTTCTCGCCGCCAACTCCCTCAATTTCTTGTAA
- a CDS encoding phosphoribosylanthranilate isomerase, with amino-acid sequence MRIKICGITQPDQGYAIAQLGVTVLGFICVPSSPRYVTSAQIRNILKDLPNAVQTIGVFANASLEQIHQTVIETGLTGVQLHGHESPDFCDRLRQILPQIELIKAFRIQSQATLLQTQNYFNCIDTLLLDAYHPQQLGGTGHTLDWQSLQQFSPPCSWFLAGGLTPDNIQDALQQLKPDGIDLSSGVERSPGDKDLAKVRQLLKAIERVLLELKTPNIA; translated from the coding sequence ATGCGAATTAAAATTTGTGGAATTACCCAACCGGATCAAGGGTATGCGATCGCTCAACTGGGTGTTACTGTGTTAGGGTTTATCTGTGTGCCTTCTTCCCCTCGTTATGTCACATCCGCACAAATTCGCAATATTTTAAAGGATTTACCGAACGCTGTTCAAACGATTGGGGTTTTTGCCAATGCCAGTTTAGAGCAAATTCATCAAACCGTGATAGAAACGGGATTAACGGGTGTACAACTTCATGGTCATGAATCCCCGGATTTTTGCGATCGCTTACGTCAAATATTACCCCAAATAGAATTAATCAAAGCATTCCGCATTCAATCTCAAGCAACATTACTCCAAACCCAAAACTATTTTAACTGTATTGATACCCTCTTATTAGATGCCTATCACCCTCAACAGTTGGGGGGTACGGGTCACACCTTAGATTGGCAAAGTTTACAACAATTTTCTCCCCCTTGTTCTTGGTTTCTTGCTGGAGGATTAACCCCTGATAATATTCAGGACGCCTTACAACAGTTAAAACCGGATGGGATTGATCTTTCAAGTGGCGTTGAACGTTCTCCCGGTGATAAAGATTTAGCGAAAGTTCGTCAATTATTGAAAGCGATAGAAAGGGTTTTATTAGAATTAAAAACGCCTAATATTGCGTAG
- the psaK gene encoding photosystem I reaction center subunit PsaK, translated as MIYTSLLMSIKGTVPTTVNWSPSVAIVMIVCNLLAIFIGFYAISKENRGKGPDLPGLPRMFTGFGVPELLATASFGHILGAGVILALGNAGVL; from the coding sequence TTGATTTACACTTCTTTACTAATGTCGATAAAAGGGACAGTTCCCACCACCGTTAATTGGTCTCCCAGCGTGGCAATTGTTATGATTGTCTGTAACTTGTTAGCGATTTTCATCGGTTTCTACGCCATTTCTAAAGAAAATCGGGGCAAAGGGCCAGATTTACCCGGTTTACCTCGGATGTTTACAGGATTTGGAGTTCCTGAATTATTGGCAACGGCAAGCTTTGGACATATTTTAGGGGCTGGGGTAATTTTAGCATTAGGTAACGCTGGAGTTCTATAA
- a CDS encoding site-2 protease family protein, with protein MQAGWRIGSLFGIPLFVDSSWFVIVLLFTVANRQDYSQWGPNLSWIAGLAIALLLFASVLLHELGHSLVAQSQGIRVNSITLFLFGGVASIDQESKTPGQAFQVAIAGPLVSFSLFFILNLIVQFLPTSSLIYSLIQELARINLVLGIFNLIPGLPLDGGQVLKAIIWKLTRDRFTGVRWAAKTGQFLGILAISLGLSAVLFAKSYGGLWIALIGWFVLQNAGSYNRLTDLQEALVKIKAVDTMTREFRVVDADLTLRQFADEYLIGVDVVPVYFAASNGRYRGLVSVEALRIIERSQWDIQKLHQIIQPLNELITVSEKASLVEVINAMEEKELRRITVLSPAGAVAGMIDRGDVVRSVANYLKVPISEASIRSIKEEGIYPPGLPLVTLAKTMISSYRNPPES; from the coding sequence ATGCAGGCAGGTTGGCGGATTGGATCTTTATTTGGAATTCCACTCTTTGTTGATTCGTCTTGGTTTGTGATTGTTTTGTTATTTACAGTCGCCAATCGCCAAGATTATTCTCAATGGGGGCCGAATTTATCTTGGATTGCTGGTTTAGCGATTGCATTGTTGTTATTTGCTTCAGTGCTCTTACATGAACTTGGCCATAGTTTAGTGGCTCAATCCCAAGGAATTCGAGTGAATTCGATTACCCTTTTTCTCTTTGGAGGGGTTGCTTCCATTGATCAAGAATCCAAAACACCAGGTCAAGCGTTTCAAGTGGCGATCGCTGGGCCTCTGGTGAGTTTTAGCTTATTTTTTATTCTAAATCTGATTGTCCAATTTTTACCGACTTCAAGTTTAATTTATTCCCTGATTCAAGAATTAGCGAGAATTAACTTAGTTTTAGGCATTTTTAATTTAATTCCAGGGTTGCCCCTCGATGGCGGACAAGTCCTCAAAGCAATAATCTGGAAACTTACAAGAGATCGGTTTACCGGAGTTCGTTGGGCAGCAAAAACAGGTCAATTTTTAGGAATTTTAGCAATTTCCCTCGGCTTATCGGCGGTTTTATTTGCTAAAAGTTATGGTGGATTATGGATTGCTTTAATTGGCTGGTTTGTGTTACAAAATGCGGGTTCCTATAATCGCCTCACGGATCTACAAGAAGCCTTAGTTAAGATTAAAGCAGTTGATACCATGACCCGTGAATTTCGAGTTGTAGATGCTGATTTAACCTTACGTCAATTTGCGGATGAGTATTTAATTGGGGTTGATGTTGTTCCCGTATATTTTGCTGCCTCTAATGGTCGGTATCGAGGGTTAGTGTCGGTCGAGGCGCTGCGAATTATTGAACGGAGTCAATGGGATATTCAGAAATTACATCAAATTATTCAACCCCTGAATGAACTGATTACCGTATCGGAAAAAGCCTCATTAGTTGAAGTTATTAATGCTATGGAAGAGAAAGAACTCCGCCGGATTACCGTATTATCTCCGGCTGGAGCCGTAGCAGGTATGATTGATCGGGGGGATGTGGTACGATCTGTGGCAAATTATCTGAAAGTTCCCATTTCCGAAGCGAGTATTCGCAGTATTAAAGAAGAAGGAATTTATCCTCCCGGTTTGCCATTAGTGACTTTAGCAAAAACCATGATTTCAAGTTATAGAAACCCCCCAGAAAGTTAG
- a CDS encoding biopolymer transporter ExbD has product MKIRTDSTVDEARIELIPLIDVVFCILTFFILASLQLTRQQAINVDLPKASTGETQMQKMLIVGIDTAGQTYIEQQPVNQDQLDRTLLRFRRWNPSGLIVLYAPKEARYNDVVRVLDRLRAIGGERVALATLPSSQEIQPPTNPLNPSVTPPANPSNIQPPFAPTTPNSGDALPPIVPPLPNPPNSLPSQDSPVLTPSIPPSDNANPFVPQIPPANNTLPSEDQGQRSF; this is encoded by the coding sequence ATGAAAATTAGAACCGATTCAACCGTTGATGAAGCCAGAATAGAATTAATTCCCTTAATTGACGTGGTGTTTTGTATTCTCACGTTCTTTATTTTGGCTTCCTTACAATTAACTCGTCAACAAGCCATTAATGTGGATTTACCCAAAGCCAGTACCGGGGAAACCCAAATGCAAAAAATGTTAATTGTGGGGATTGATACGGCTGGACAAACTTATATTGAGCAACAACCTGTTAATCAAGATCAATTAGACCGAACCTTATTACGATTTCGTCGTTGGAATCCCAGTGGCTTAATTGTGTTATATGCCCCGAAAGAAGCCCGTTACAACGATGTTGTTCGGGTTTTAGATCGTTTGAGGGCAATTGGTGGGGAACGGGTCGCCCTGGCGACGTTACCCAGTTCTCAGGAAATTCAACCGCCCACAAACCCCTTAAATCCTAGCGTAACTCCTCCTGCCAATCCGTCTAATATTCAGCCTCCCTTTGCCCCAACAACGCCTAATTCTGGCGATGCTTTACCCCCCATTGTGCCCCCCTTACCCAACCCGCCTAATAGTCTTCCGTCTCAGGATAGTCCAGTTTTAACTCCTTCTATCCCCCCCTCGGATAACGCTAATCCCTTTGTCCCTCAAATTCCTCCGGCTAATAATACCCTTCCTTCTGAAGATCAAGGACAACGGAGTTTTTAA
- a CDS encoding MotA/TolQ/ExbB proton channel family protein, with amino-acid sequence MNIQEIFAKGGPAMWPLLILSILSMTVIVERIWFWITTLTKEKQIVNRVIDSARRGQWGKAHQIAKQSSNQPMGRFLYAPLRLQSPDPELFRLALEAAADEELAFMRRGDKVFEAVIAMAPLLGLLGTVLGLINSLGSIRLGDIGTSSSADVTLGIAEALISTATGLIVAILSLAFYRFFQGLMFGQAKIFRKAGNELELLYRQNWPYAKSQLQIPETEEEEEQEVETEEPIFKHLFVDPDNNHNAAVEPPKTIKPGEPSEVLDEEEDKK; translated from the coding sequence ATGAATATCCAAGAGATTTTTGCCAAGGGTGGGCCAGCAATGTGGCCTTTGCTGATTTTGTCCATCTTATCGATGACTGTGATTGTAGAACGCATTTGGTTTTGGATTACCACCCTCACCAAAGAAAAGCAAATCGTCAACCGAGTGATTGATTCGGCGCGGCGAGGACAATGGGGAAAAGCCCATCAAATTGCCAAACAATCCAGCAATCAACCCATGGGACGGTTTCTCTATGCACCCCTGCGGTTACAGTCTCCAGACCCGGAGTTATTTCGCTTGGCCTTAGAAGCCGCAGCCGATGAAGAATTAGCCTTCATGCGTCGGGGAGACAAAGTTTTTGAGGCGGTGATTGCCATGGCCCCACTATTGGGACTCTTGGGAACCGTATTAGGGTTAATTAACTCTTTGGGTTCAATTCGCTTAGGAGATATTGGCACTTCATCGTCTGCGGATGTTACTTTGGGCATTGCAGAAGCGTTAATTTCAACCGCAACAGGATTAATTGTTGCCATTTTGAGTTTGGCTTTTTATCGATTTTTTCAGGGTTTAATGTTTGGTCAAGCTAAAATCTTCCGTAAAGCCGGAAATGAATTAGAACTGCTGTATCGTCAAAATTGGCCCTATGCAAAATCTCAGTTACAAATTCCTGAAACCGAAGAGGAAGAAGAACAGGAAGTAGAAACAGAAGAACCGATTTTCAAACATTTGTTCGTAGACCCAGACAATAATCATAACGCTGCGGTAGAACCCCCAAAAACAATTAAACCGGGAGAACCGTCTGAGGTTTTGGATGAGGAAGAAGATAAAAAATAA
- a CDS encoding transglycosylase SLT domain-containing protein, translated as MIKRRISKVWILPAIASGALLVGVFFPLTQFQEWKKSFQQTPASVSQTPESEVLKLALLPISQRQPELEAIAKTKNDSLETSRARYLLASDSLKENPETALKLLEGLEKDYPLLAGQILVKRAQAYEQMGEPEKAEKTWQELLAGYGDQPVVVEALFALGKTNPQYWDQAIAKFPSHPRTLEIAQSRLKQNPNQPDLLLLIAQHGLYLKDYGTYLEQLKAKFGNQLTPEQWEIIAFGYWEKQDYGKAAIAYSKAPKTSKNLYRHARGLWLDDKIPESRIAYQQLINTFPNEIDPQGEDAGFGLLRLSRLSDQKDALVYLDRVISQFPRHAAEALLDKSKLLDQMRSEKSASETRQQLLSQYSESEAAAQLRWELAQQAVKAGNLQVASDWAKQVSLKNPDSEFAPEATFWVGKWAEKIGNSQEAKKAYEYLIVRYPSSYYAWRSAVHLGWPVGDFTTVRPLSPHVEHPEIREVPPAGSKILQELYALGQNQEAWTLWQTEFKNPMQPSVSEQYTDGLMRMGVGDNLDGIWMLSSLSRRDDPQERSQYLDLKQRPAYWEALYPFPYLETIVNWSKERQLNPVLVTALIRQESRFMPQIKSVVGATGLMQVMPETGADVAKQIKLTDYSLENVNDNINLGTYYLDFTHREYNNNSMLAVASYNAGPGAVSDWLKRFGFQDPDEFVVKIPYPETQGYVKSVFENYWNYLRIYNPDIAQRLQEHTANYKN; from the coding sequence ATGATTAAGCGACGAATCTCGAAAGTTTGGATTTTGCCAGCGATCGCGTCTGGGGCTTTGTTGGTGGGTGTATTTTTCCCCCTCACTCAATTTCAAGAGTGGAAAAAATCATTCCAGCAAACTCCGGCTTCTGTTTCACAAACTCCTGAATCGGAAGTTTTAAAACTGGCTTTATTGCCGATTTCTCAACGTCAACCCGAATTAGAAGCGATCGCCAAAACTAAAAATGATTCCCTAGAAACCAGTCGGGCGCGATATTTATTAGCCAGCGATTCTTTAAAGGAAAACCCGGAAACGGCACTCAAATTATTAGAAGGATTAGAGAAAGATTATCCCTTATTGGCGGGTCAGATTTTAGTTAAACGGGCGCAAGCTTATGAACAAATGGGAGAGCCGGAAAAAGCTGAAAAAACTTGGCAGGAATTGTTAGCAGGTTATGGTGATCAACCTGTTGTTGTAGAAGCGTTATTTGCTTTAGGAAAAACAAATCCTCAATATTGGGATCAAGCGATCGCAAAATTTCCCAGTCATCCCCGCACCCTAGAAATTGCTCAAAGTCGCCTGAAACAAAATCCGAACCAACCTGACTTATTGTTATTAATTGCCCAACATGGATTATATTTAAAAGACTATGGAACTTATTTAGAACAATTAAAGGCAAAATTTGGCAACCAACTCACACCGGAACAATGGGAAATTATAGCCTTTGGCTATTGGGAAAAACAAGATTATGGGAAAGCCGCGATCGCCTATTCCAAAGCCCCAAAAACCTCTAAAAATCTCTATCGTCATGCCAGAGGCTTATGGTTAGATGATAAAATTCCTGAGTCTCGAATTGCTTATCAACAGTTAATTAATACCTTTCCCAATGAGATTGATCCCCAAGGAGAAGATGCCGGATTTGGTTTATTAAGATTATCCAGACTTTCCGATCAAAAAGACGCTTTAGTGTATTTAGATCGAGTGATTTCTCAATTTCCCCGCCATGCAGCCGAGGCTTTATTAGATAAATCTAAACTCTTAGATCAAATGCGATCGGAAAAATCTGCTTCCGAAACTCGTCAACAATTACTCAGCCAATATAGTGAATCTGAAGCCGCCGCCCAATTGCGTTGGGAACTCGCCCAACAAGCAGTAAAAGCCGGGAATTTACAAGTAGCATCCGACTGGGCTAAACAAGTTTCACTGAAGAATCCTGATAGTGAATTTGCTCCAGAAGCCACATTTTGGGTGGGGAAATGGGCAGAGAAAATCGGCAATTCTCAAGAGGCAAAAAAAGCTTATGAATATTTAATTGTACGTTATCCTTCCTCTTATTATGCTTGGCGTTCTGCGGTGCATTTAGGATGGCCTGTGGGAGATTTTACCACCGTTCGACCCCTCTCTCCCCATGTTGAACATCCTGAGATTCGAGAAGTGCCTCCGGCGGGTTCTAAAATATTACAAGAACTGTATGCGTTAGGGCAAAATCAAGAGGCTTGGACGCTATGGCAAACGGAGTTTAAAAATCCTATGCAGCCTTCGGTTTCTGAACAATATACCGATGGTTTAATGCGAATGGGAGTGGGGGATAATTTAGATGGAATTTGGATGTTATCGAGTTTAAGTCGGCGAGATGATCCCCAAGAGCGATCGCAATATTTAGACTTAAAACAAAGACCCGCTTATTGGGAAGCATTATATCCTTTTCCCTATTTAGAAACCATTGTTAATTGGTCAAAAGAACGGCAATTAAATCCGGTTTTAGTAACGGCTTTAATTCGTCAAGAATCCCGATTTATGCCTCAAATTAAATCTGTTGTCGGGGCGACGGGATTAATGCAGGTGATGCCAGAAACGGGGGCGGATGTTGCTAAACAAATTAAATTAACAGATTATTCCTTAGAAAATGTCAATGACAATATCAATTTAGGAACTTATTATCTGGATTTTACCCATCGAGAATATAACAATAATTCAATGTTAGCCGTCGCCAGTTATAATGCTGGCCCTGGTGCGGTTTCAGATTGGCTGAAACGATTTGGTTTTCAAGATCCTGATGAATTTGTAGTCAAAATTCCTTATCCTGAAACCCAAGGTTATGTAAAATCGGTGTTTGAAAATTACTGGAATTATCTCAGAATTTATAATCCCGATATTGCTCAACGTTTACAAGAACATACTGCTAATTATAAAAATTAA
- a CDS encoding nuclear transport factor 2 family protein produces MESGASSTLAVAQQGFDRLQQGLVTGQWEPFLEMVMEDCTFSFPAGSYKGLHQGKTTLAKFLNYASECVFKKSLTLTLQRITYNETTVVFEVVSEGEMWDKPYQNQAAIVFDIQGDHICSYREYLGVIFTLPS; encoded by the coding sequence ATGGAATCTGGAGCCTCTTCTACCTTAGCTGTTGCTCAACAAGGGTTTGATCGACTTCAGCAAGGTTTAGTGACTGGACAATGGGAACCTTTTTTAGAAATGGTGATGGAAGATTGTACCTTTTCTTTTCCTGCGGGCTCCTACAAAGGCTTACATCAAGGGAAAACAACGTTAGCCAAGTTCTTAAATTATGCCAGTGAATGTGTGTTTAAAAAGAGTTTAACGTTAACGTTACAACGGATAACTTATAATGAAACAACGGTGGTTTTTGAAGTGGTTTCAGAAGGTGAAATGTGGGATAAACCTTATCAAAATCAAGCCGCTATTGTATTTGATATTCAAGGCGATCACATTTGCAGTTACCGAGAATATTTAGGTGTTATTTTTACCTTACCTTCCTAA
- a CDS encoding GNAT family N-acetyltransferase, translating into MIKIRPYLDQDWPLICRVHDRAQPAEFLGSCDLRAMTPLAHNPNANQICYIYDKFVACKGKTIVGFVAIDRNCIALLYIDPDYQNQGIGKRLLNLVLKLIGSPAYTIVMAGNQRAIAFYQKAGFQEIGSFKSHVSGYPCQFIRLIRLTENIDQLI; encoded by the coding sequence ATGATTAAAATTCGCCCTTATTTAGATCAAGATTGGCCACTAATTTGTCGTGTTCATGATCGCGCTCAACCTGCGGAATTTTTGGGATCTTGTGATTTAAGGGCGATGACCCCTCTAGCGCACAATCCCAATGCGAATCAAATTTGCTATATTTATGATAAATTTGTAGCTTGTAAAGGGAAAACAATTGTTGGTTTTGTTGCAATAGATCGCAACTGTATTGCTTTATTATATATCGATCCCGATTATCAAAATCAAGGCATTGGTAAACGGTTATTAAACTTAGTTTTAAAGCTGATTGGTTCCCCCGCTTATACAATTGTTATGGCTGGAAATCAACGAGCGATCGCATTTTATCAAAAAGCCGGATTTCAAGAAATTGGAAGCTTTAAAAGTCATGTTTCCGGTTATCCTTGTCAATTTATTCGTTTAATTCGATTAACCGAAAACATTGATCAGTTAATATAA